The following proteins are encoded in a genomic region of Glycine soja cultivar W05 chromosome 17, ASM419377v2, whole genome shotgun sequence:
- the LOC114391430 gene encoding two-component response regulator ARR10-like isoform X2 → MGVEDRFPVGMRVLAVDDDETCLSVLENLLRKCQYNVTTTNQAIKALDMLRKNRNKFDLVISDVNMPDMDGFKLLELVELEMDLPVIMLSGYGDKERVMRGVIHGACDYLTKPVRIEELQNIWQHVVRRRIDSKDKNKTASEGKACSMAGKLANEEKACYMAGECSQAMASKSNADQNIKLGQKRKEQSEDEEEEEYDQENEEPSNQKKPRLVWDAELHRKFLAAINHLGIDKAFPKRILDLMNVEGLTRENIASHLQKYRLGLKKSTQQPSMVATLGNSDPYQQMDSIEGFRTLSGSGGMISTTLPSYASGGLFCRLNSPSGLRGINSSLLVQPVHSQNIDSRSIKTLGNMQLSMFSANQTSSLLQGIPTSIDGNSPPTHNSGAFGNHSSLGAASVKTQSFDPGICELGYNRCNKSWQGTTQISKFPANTSAVSNNDQLAQNNLNFSSSTFCSGNSPVDFSSTSVVAPPLEDARGKLRCQEGLLENILLTSCYTQHQSWEADNRGCNKEMSQTFNTIKSVSPNGDTSSLGHSLDQNNTVSSKRIDVSLVNPSVTQSSEDEKFYSMESIDGCILQSMESQEDLMQNTFESLDDIMSEITKQEQNAIMLMDGEMEFDAYHVGSCI, encoded by the exons ATGGGGGTGGAAGACCGTTTTCCGGTGGGTATGCGTGTACTTGCCGTTGACGACGACGAAACGTGCCTCTCAGTGTTGGAGAACCTGCTTCGCAAATGCCAGTATAATG TTACTACAACTAATCAGGCAATTAAGGCGCTAGACATGTTGAGGAAAAACAGAAACAAGTTTGACCTTGTTATTAGTGATGTGAATATGCCAGACATGGATGGGTTTAAGCTGCTTGAGCTAGTGGAACTTGAAATGGACCTACCAGTTATCA TGTTGTCAGGATACGGTGATAAAGAGCGGGTCATGAGAGGTGTTATACACGGCGCTTGTGACTACTTAACGAAACCGGTTCGAATTGAAGAGTTACAGAACATATGGCAACATGTAGTGCGAAGGAGGATTGATAGCAAGGATAAGAATAAGACTGCAAGTGAGGGAAAAGCCTGCAGTATGGCTGGTAAGCTTGCAAATGAGGAGAAAGCCTGCTATATGGCTGGGGAATGTAGTCAAGCCATGGCATCAAAAAGTAATGCCGACCAGAATATAAAACTGGGtcaaaaaaggaaggaacaaAGCGAggatgaggaagaggaagaatatgatcaagaaaatgaagaacCCTCAAATCAGAAGAAGCCTCGTTTAGTTTGGGATGCCGAGTTGCATAGGAAATTTCTTGCTGCGATTAATCATCTGGGAATTGACA AGGCTTTCCCCAAGAGAATACTGGACCTGATGAATGTTGAAGGACTTACACGAGAAAACATAGCAAGCCATCTGCAG AAATACAGACTCGGTCTCAAAAAATCCACTCAACAGCCTAGCATGGTTGCTACGTTGGGTAATAGTGATCCTTACCAGCAGATGGATTCAATAGAAGGCTTTCGCACTTTGTCGGGATCAGGAGGAATGATAAGCACCACACTACCATCATATGCATCTGGTGGACTGTTTTGTAGGCTGAACTCCCCATCTGGCTTGAGAGGAATTAACTCTTCTCTTCTTGTTCAGCCTGTTCATTCTCAAAACATTGATAGCAGGTCCATAAAAACACTTGGAAACATGCAGCTATCCATGTTTTCTGCAAATCAAACCTCAAGTTTATTACAGGGCATTCCAACATCAATCGATG GAAATTCCCCACCAACACATAATTCTGGAGCATTCGGAAATCACTCTTCTCTTGGAGCTGCTTCGGTGAAAACACAATCCTTTGACCCTGGCATCTGTGAGTTGGGTTATAATCGGTGTAATAAAAGCTGGCAGGGAACAACTCAGATATCTAAGTTTCCTGCCAATACTTCTGCAGTCAGTAACAATGATCAGCTGGCTCAAAATAACTTGAACTTTTCCTCATCCACTTTTTGCAGTGGGAACAGCCCagttgatttttcttccacTAGTGTTGTTGCTCCTCCCTTGGAGGATGCTAGAGGTAAGCTACGATGTCAAGAAGGCTTACTTGAGAATATCTTACTGACATCATGTTACACCCAGCATCAGAGCTGGGAAGCAGATAACCGGGGTTGCAACAAAGAAATGAGTCAAACTTTCAACACCATAAAGTCTGTCTCTCCTAATGGAGACACTAGTTCCTTAGGACATAGTTTAGACCAAAACAATACAGTTAGCAGCAAGAGAATTGATGTATCTTTGGTTAATCCATCAGTCACGCAGTCTAGTGAAGATGAGAAATTCTATTCGATGGAGTCAATTGATGGCTGCATTTTGCAGAGCATGGAGTCCCAAGAAGATCTCATGCAGAATACTTTTGAGTCGTTGGATGACATAATGAGTGAAATAACCAAACAG GAGCAAAATGCCATTATGTTGATGGATGGAGAAATGGAGTTTGATGCTTACCATGTTGGATCATGCATTTGA
- the LOC114391430 gene encoding two-component response regulator ARR12-like isoform X1 — translation MGVEDRFPVGMRVLAVDDDETCLSVLENLLRKCQYNVTTTNQAIKALDMLRKNRNKFDLVISDVNMPDMDGFKLLELVELEMDLPVIMLSGYGDKERVMRGVIHGACDYLTKPVRIEELQNIWQHVVRRRIDSKDKNKTASEGKACSMAGKLANEEKACYMAGECSQAMASKSNADQNIKLGQKRKEQSEDEEEEEYDQENEEPSNQKKPRLVWDAELHRKFLAAINHLGIDKAFPKRILDLMNVEGLTRENIASHLQKYRLGLKKSTQQPSMVATLGNSDPYQQMDSIEGFRTLSGSGGMISTTLPSYASGGLFCRLNSPSGLRGINSSLLVQPVHSQNIDSRSIKTLGNMQLSMFSANQTSSLLQGIPTSIDGNQFQQNNCSIGIRKLSPLDDLSSGFKVSSGFSNSRATVRNPNNSLHGLSNNHLLLQGNSPPTHNSGAFGNHSSLGAASVKTQSFDPGICELGYNRCNKSWQGTTQISKFPANTSAVSNNDQLAQNNLNFSSSTFCSGNSPVDFSSTSVVAPPLEDARGKLRCQEGLLENILLTSCYTQHQSWEADNRGCNKEMSQTFNTIKSVSPNGDTSSLGHSLDQNNTVSSKRIDVSLVNPSVTQSSEDEKFYSMESIDGCILQSMESQEDLMQNTFESLDDIMSEITKQEQNAIMLMDGEMEFDAYHVGSCI, via the exons ATGGGGGTGGAAGACCGTTTTCCGGTGGGTATGCGTGTACTTGCCGTTGACGACGACGAAACGTGCCTCTCAGTGTTGGAGAACCTGCTTCGCAAATGCCAGTATAATG TTACTACAACTAATCAGGCAATTAAGGCGCTAGACATGTTGAGGAAAAACAGAAACAAGTTTGACCTTGTTATTAGTGATGTGAATATGCCAGACATGGATGGGTTTAAGCTGCTTGAGCTAGTGGAACTTGAAATGGACCTACCAGTTATCA TGTTGTCAGGATACGGTGATAAAGAGCGGGTCATGAGAGGTGTTATACACGGCGCTTGTGACTACTTAACGAAACCGGTTCGAATTGAAGAGTTACAGAACATATGGCAACATGTAGTGCGAAGGAGGATTGATAGCAAGGATAAGAATAAGACTGCAAGTGAGGGAAAAGCCTGCAGTATGGCTGGTAAGCTTGCAAATGAGGAGAAAGCCTGCTATATGGCTGGGGAATGTAGTCAAGCCATGGCATCAAAAAGTAATGCCGACCAGAATATAAAACTGGGtcaaaaaaggaaggaacaaAGCGAggatgaggaagaggaagaatatgatcaagaaaatgaagaacCCTCAAATCAGAAGAAGCCTCGTTTAGTTTGGGATGCCGAGTTGCATAGGAAATTTCTTGCTGCGATTAATCATCTGGGAATTGACA AGGCTTTCCCCAAGAGAATACTGGACCTGATGAATGTTGAAGGACTTACACGAGAAAACATAGCAAGCCATCTGCAG AAATACAGACTCGGTCTCAAAAAATCCACTCAACAGCCTAGCATGGTTGCTACGTTGGGTAATAGTGATCCTTACCAGCAGATGGATTCAATAGAAGGCTTTCGCACTTTGTCGGGATCAGGAGGAATGATAAGCACCACACTACCATCATATGCATCTGGTGGACTGTTTTGTAGGCTGAACTCCCCATCTGGCTTGAGAGGAATTAACTCTTCTCTTCTTGTTCAGCCTGTTCATTCTCAAAACATTGATAGCAGGTCCATAAAAACACTTGGAAACATGCAGCTATCCATGTTTTCTGCAAATCAAACCTCAAGTTTATTACAGGGCATTCCAACATCAATCGATGGTAACCAATTTCAGCAGAATAATTGTTCAATTGGTATTAGGAAGTTGAGTCCACTTGATGATTTATCAAGTGGATTTAAAGTTTCCTCTGGTTTCTCAAACAGTAGAGCTACTGTTAGAAATCCAAATAATTCTCTACATGGTCTCTCAAATAATCATTTACTTTTACAAGGAAATTCCCCACCAACACATAATTCTGGAGCATTCGGAAATCACTCTTCTCTTGGAGCTGCTTCGGTGAAAACACAATCCTTTGACCCTGGCATCTGTGAGTTGGGTTATAATCGGTGTAATAAAAGCTGGCAGGGAACAACTCAGATATCTAAGTTTCCTGCCAATACTTCTGCAGTCAGTAACAATGATCAGCTGGCTCAAAATAACTTGAACTTTTCCTCATCCACTTTTTGCAGTGGGAACAGCCCagttgatttttcttccacTAGTGTTGTTGCTCCTCCCTTGGAGGATGCTAGAGGTAAGCTACGATGTCAAGAAGGCTTACTTGAGAATATCTTACTGACATCATGTTACACCCAGCATCAGAGCTGGGAAGCAGATAACCGGGGTTGCAACAAAGAAATGAGTCAAACTTTCAACACCATAAAGTCTGTCTCTCCTAATGGAGACACTAGTTCCTTAGGACATAGTTTAGACCAAAACAATACAGTTAGCAGCAAGAGAATTGATGTATCTTTGGTTAATCCATCAGTCACGCAGTCTAGTGAAGATGAGAAATTCTATTCGATGGAGTCAATTGATGGCTGCATTTTGCAGAGCATGGAGTCCCAAGAAGATCTCATGCAGAATACTTTTGAGTCGTTGGATGACATAATGAGTGAAATAACCAAACAG GAGCAAAATGCCATTATGTTGATGGATGGAGAAATGGAGTTTGATGCTTACCATGTTGGATCATGCATTTGA